The following proteins are encoded in a genomic region of Oncorhynchus kisutch isolate 150728-3 linkage group LG4, Okis_V2, whole genome shotgun sequence:
- the sfr1 gene encoding swi5-dependent recombination DNA repair protein 1 homolog isoform X1, whose translation METTPKTTKSKPVYGTPCYLKSSPSESSSVQKPKQQMSSSLKERLKRSKRSFTSPVSVAKRLNIDDDQLPSTADKETEHGAETDRPKNIDINRNEITPSECPETRRAGIPGPIPEFAQPTPIDLLQLRDQLKREVKERTERLRRLKMVKMYRSKNDLTQLRVLIDKWRSCSQAALYELQSDLPIDGRKASISQLIDLFGVEDSILHFNRTEEDFTNA comes from the exons ATGGAGACCACACCGAAGACAACCAAATCAAAACCTGTGTACGGCACACCCTGTTATTTAAAATCAAGCCCAAGTGAATCCAGTAGTGTGCAAAAG CCAAAACAGCAGATGAGTTCTTCTCTGAAGGAACGACTGAAAAGATCAAAACGTTCCTTCACCTCTCCTGTTTCCGTGGCCAAACGTCTTAACATCGATGATGACCAACTTCCCTCAACAGCAGACAAAGAGACCGAGCATGGTGCCGAAACAGACAGACCGAAGAATATTGACATCAACAGAAATGAGATCACGCCCAGTGAATGTCCAGAGACTAGAAGGGCTGGGATCCCTGGCCCCATACCTGAATTTGCTCAACCCACTCCTATAGACTTGTTACAACTACGAGACCAATTGaagagagaggttaaagaaaggaCCGAGAGACTACGGCGACTGAAGATGGTTAAAATGTACAGAAGCAAG AATGACCTGACACAGTTGAGAGTTTTGATTGACAAGTGGCGAAGTTGTAGTCAGGCTGCATTGTATGAGCTCCAGTCAGATCTCCCCATAGATGGCAGGAAAGCCAGCATCTCCCAGCTAATTGACCTCTTTGGTGTAGAGGACAGCATACTGCACTTTAACCGCACAGAAGAGGACTTCACCAATGCATAG
- the sfr1 gene encoding swi5-dependent recombination DNA repair protein 1 homolog isoform X2, which yields MSSSLKERLKRSKRSFTSPVSVAKRLNIDDDQLPSTADKETEHGAETDRPKNIDINRNEITPSECPETRRAGIPGPIPEFAQPTPIDLLQLRDQLKREVKERTERLRRLKMVKMYRSKNDLTQLRVLIDKWRSCSQAALYELQSDLPIDGRKASISQLIDLFGVEDSILHFNRTEEDFTNA from the exons ATGAGTTCTTCTCTGAAGGAACGACTGAAAAGATCAAAACGTTCCTTCACCTCTCCTGTTTCCGTGGCCAAACGTCTTAACATCGATGATGACCAACTTCCCTCAACAGCAGACAAAGAGACCGAGCATGGTGCCGAAACAGACAGACCGAAGAATATTGACATCAACAGAAATGAGATCACGCCCAGTGAATGTCCAGAGACTAGAAGGGCTGGGATCCCTGGCCCCATACCTGAATTTGCTCAACCCACTCCTATAGACTTGTTACAACTACGAGACCAATTGaagagagaggttaaagaaaggaCCGAGAGACTACGGCGACTGAAGATGGTTAAAATGTACAGAAGCAAG AATGACCTGACACAGTTGAGAGTTTTGATTGACAAGTGGCGAAGTTGTAGTCAGGCTGCATTGTATGAGCTCCAGTCAGATCTCCCCATAGATGGCAGGAAAGCCAGCATCTCCCAGCTAATTGACCTCTTTGGTGTAGAGGACAGCATACTGCACTTTAACCGCACAGAAGAGGACTTCACCAATGCATAG